The Teredinibacter sp. KSP-S5-2 genomic interval CCAATTTCACCAGCTCATTACTTCGAACCAAGCATTACATAATGACATACGACAATCAGGATTCGGTCTATATCAGTGCATCAAGCACGCTACTTAAAGTAAATGTAAATACGGCGGTTACGACAATATTTGGCAGAGTTTCAGCCCCCTGGAATATAACTATTCATAACGGAGAGATTTATCAAGCAGGAGAGGAAGGGTTCACAAGATTGGTTTTACCTTAACCGCTTAAGCAACATACTTAGCTTGATGCAGCCAGCCCCCGGCTGCATCAAATCGCTTCAATATGAAACAATTATTAGTTGGCGACACTTCCCCAAAGCTAGCCAACTAATACATCACTAAGCAAAAATATCATTCAGCACCCAAACTGCAACACAGTTTTTGATCTGAAAAGAAATTAGGCAGAATAGGTGACCGAAGCGTCGTATGACCCACCATTTTTCTTGGGTCGCGCATAAAATGCATTATGGTATTTTTTAAATTTAGCGACCGTTTCATAGGAACTGCAAATTTCCGTTACGGTACTACCATCCCTTTTACGAAATTCAAATTCAACTGGAATCGTTAGGTCCAAAATTGAGCCTGCAACGTTCATATTCACTCCTTCTTATTTTCAACTTGTCACACAATATGCAACAGCGTATACAACGACAATATCAATAATAAAGGTCCACAATCTGATTATAGCCATCCTATTTCTTATAAAAGGGAATTATTTAGTATTTTTCGGTCTGAGCAGCTTTTTGCTTTAGATCAAGATAGGCATAGATTTTATTTTGGCACGTTTTGCCACATGAAAAAATTTTTCCGTGGCAGAATGGTTGGCTAATAAGAATAAAAAGTAGAGAAAACGCTTATTTCAGGCAAAGGGCGGCGGGTAACACAACCTGATAGACTAGATATTACACGCCACTGCAAGAGATGCTAATTAGCCTGAAATAGCCAACACGAAAAATTAGTATTTACGTGACCAATCATCTTTGTCGTTTTTACAAAAGGTGTATACACCATCCGACGTACGACCTTTTCGGTCAATCACGCTAATTGTTGTTTTACGACAGGGCTTTCCTTTTTCCTTAAATGAACTTAGTGGCACAATCACTCCAGACATACCCGTTTCTTGCTGAACCCAGGAAACCGGGTGTTGATTCACAGAATTATCTAAAGCGTAAAATAGTTCTTCAGAAAGAGTTTGCCAGTCTTTCTTGGTAAAACTGGAAACAGGTGTTGATTCAACCTTCCATTGTTCACCATATTTACATACATCAAACTTATACTGCTCAACCTTATTATTCTGTTTTTTTGCCGCAAACCTCACTCGCCGACATTCGTTACCATCCAATTGATAACTTAGCAGTGGTTCAATCTTACCTTTCAAACCGCTTTCACCTTCCCAATAAACAGTCTGTTTATCTCCTTGTTTATCAAAAGTTAATTTTGCTGCGTTCTTCAAGGATTCAGCATCAGCCTTATTCAGTTCAGTAAAAAAAGAGTCTCTTAAGAATCCAACATTTGACGCTTCAACAGACAAGAAAGCCGCTGATGAAGCCAGGAACACACAACCAATAAAAATCTTTTTTACCATTTTTGTATTCATTGCACACCTATTCCAATAATCAATCCGTTATGAACTCAGTTTAGAGCGTTGAGTATCAAATCTAAATACGACGAAGCAAAAAAACATGGACGCCGAGAAGATTTCAGACCAGGTAATATACAGCATTTGGTCTTTAGTCAGAAAAGCTACGGTATGTAAATAATAGAATTACAACAACAGGCTTACAATTACATTAATCGCAAACCCGTTTATTTAACACATCATCAACTAGATTGGCTGACCTTCTTCAACAGGCGAAGGTGCAGGCGCGGATTTTGGTTTGGCTTTTTTCTTGGCTTGTCCTTTAGGGGTAAAATTAAACTTTTGCCCCCCTACACTTGCCTCATACATAAATCCACCCTTGGTATAAGTAAATACCGCCATGCCTTTATGGTATTTAGCTTTATAAACCCCCTTGCCGTCATTATCCTTGTTCGCCCCCAAAGTACTTCCTGTTGTACCAGCTTGAGCTTGCGCGCCAACAGTTATGGCAACAGCAGAAACTTGCGCCCCAAACTCAAAATTTCCAGAAGTGAACTCATCATAAGAACGCTTATCCTGGAAAAAAATTATTTGACTGAATGCCTGCCCACCAATTTGAAAGCCAACGGTTAGTTGGGTCATATTGGTATAACCCGTGAACTGGCCTTTAACATACACTTTCCCTTTCCCGTGTGCAGCGCCGACACCCAGACCACCTTTACCTATTGTAGGGAAAACAGCATAACCATAACTTTTGGCGAAAAAGTCCGCCGTATAATTGGATTGCCTGAACGAACTCAACGTTGTGGAATACGCATCGCCCGCAAGGCTGACCGTGGATATCAGGGATAAACTGCTTAGCAGCAGCATTCTGGTTAGGAACTGTCTCATCATGGAACTATTTCTCATACAAAGTGTGTTGCGCTTCAAAAAACGCCTTGACCTACGGCTAGTGTAATATGCTTTTGCAAATAATAGGCTTGATACGGTTCTAAAAACATCATGTCACCAACGCTTATTCTCATTTTTTGTGACATCCAAAATACTCTCTGAGGAAAAAAGCGATCATAAGTAGCGAAACGACAAAACCAATCCGGCAACAATCTACATCCCAAATTCTTCCGGGGTGTATGTGGATTGATATATAACAAGAAGTTAATATACGGATAGTGCAGGATGACGCTCAATGCACTTCGCACAATATCAATATCTAGATGAACCCACCCCGGCGAGTAAACGCACATAGGTAATTTGACAGAGGCATATATGGCAGACGCACCGTTACATATTGATTACTACACAGATTTACTGTGCATATGGGCATGGATATCTCAGCCGCGGATTAACGAACTTGAACAGGAATACGGCAACCGTATCGTTATTCAGCATCACTACCTGAATATATTCGGCAATACAGAGAAAAAGATGCAACGCCAATGGGACTCTAAAGGAGGAATTCAAGCCTTCGCCAAACATGTTCAGGCATCCGCAGCCGATTACGAGGACTCCCCCATCCACCCGGACTTGTGGTTAAAAAACCCTCCAGCCACATCAGCCGGAGCGCATCAATATATTAAAGCGGTTGAACTGGCTTATGATTCGGAAAGGGCATTTAATTTTGCATACCGGTTACGTAGAGCGTTTTTCCTTGAGGCATTAGACATCAGCAGTTTCGATGTATTGAATAATATACTTGAAGAAGAAAAATTAAACGATGCTCTGGTCCATATAAAAAACACCAGCGCCCTGGCCGAATTGATGGCTGATTACAATCAGGCCCAATTACAGAATATTAAAGGTAGCCCTTCCTATATTTTAAATGATGGCAGGCAAACACTTTACGGTAATGTTGGTTATCGCGTTTTACGCGCAAATGTTGAAGAACTATTACGCCAGCCACATAACGAAGCCAGCTGGTGTTAAATTTTGTTCAAAGAGAATACAAACATGTAAAGCGTTAGAACAACGCTTTACTTTAAGTAACTGACATGAAAACGAAGATGCTCCTCAATAAACGAAGCAATAAAGAAGTAACTGTGATCGTAGCCGGCTCGCAAATTCAGTCTTGCCTGCCAGTTTTTTTCCGCAACAACTTCTTGTAGACGATCAAAGCTGAGCTGCTCATCAAGGAAGTTATCGGCACCGCCCTGATCAATCAAAATAGGTAACTCGGCGGCTCCTGACGAGATCAATTCGCAAGCATCGTATTCCCGCCAGGTGCTTTCCTGTGAACCAAGATAATGGGTAAAAGCCTTCTTACCCCAAGGACAGTTAACCGGGTTCGCGATAGGCGCAAACGCCGAAATTGAGGCATAACCAGCTTGGTTTTTTAACGCACTGATTAACGCACCATGCCCGCCCATTGAGTGCCCCATAATGGACTTTTTACCCGTAACCGGGAATGTCGATTCAACCAGTTCAGGCAATTCGCGGGTAACATAGGAGTACATATTGTAATTTTCCGACCAGGGAGGCTGAGTCGCATCCACATAAAAACCCGCACCTAAACCAAAATCCCAATGGCCTTCTGGATCATCAGGAACACCTTCCCCCCGAGGTGACGTATCCGGGGCGACAATCGCCACACCCAACTCGGTAGCATAGCGCTGTGCCCCGGCTTTTTGCATAAAGTTTTCATCGGTGCAGGTTAACCCGGATAGCCAATAGACAACAGGAACCGGATTATCCTCCGATGCATTTGGAGGAAGATAAATCGCAAACGTCATCTCACAGTGATTTACCTCGGATATGTGCTGATAACGTTTATGCCAACCATCAAAAACCTTGTTTTCTGCAATCAGTTTTATTTCTTTAGTCATAGTCAAAACAACACAACAGAGCGAATGCTTTTACCTTCGTGCATAAGATCAAAGGCGTGATTAATTTCTTCTAACGTCATGGTATGGGTAACAAAATCATCCAATGGAATTTGCCCTTTCATATAATCGTCCACATAACCGGGTAACTCGGAACGCCCTTTCACACCACCAAATGCCGAACCACGCCATACTCGCCCAGTCACCAATTGAAACGGACGGGTAGATATTTCTTCGCCGGCACCAGCAACACCAATAATGATGGATTCTCCCCAGCCCTTATGACAACACTCCAATGCAGACCGCATGACCTTAACATTACCAATGCACTCAAAGGAGTAATCTACCCCACCATCGGTTAAATCAATCAGCACTTCCTGAATGGGGCGATCATAATTTGCAGGATTAATGCATTCAGTCGCGCCAAGTTTTTTGGCCATCTCGAATTTACTTTCATTCAAATCGACGCCAATAATTCGCTCAGCCTTAGCTTGTACCGCACCAATTACCGCAGATAATCCAATCCCACCCAAGCCAAAAATAGCCACGGTCGACCCCGGCTCTACCTTTGCCGTATTTCTTACCGCACCAATACCCGTGGTAACACCGCAGCCAAGCAGGCACACCTTGTCTAACGGCGCATCTTTATTAATTTTTGCCACGGCAATTTCTGGCAGAACAGTATATTCAGAGAACGTGGAAGTGCCCATATAGTGATAAATAGTTTGGCCATTTAACGAAAATCGTGATGACCCATCCGGCATTAACCCCTGGCCCTGAGTCGCACGTATAGCCTGGCACAAATTGGTTTTCCCACTTTTGCAAAACTTACACTCACCACACTCAGGCGTATATAGCGGGATCACATGATCACCTTCTTTTACACTAGTCACCCCTTCACCAACTTCGACCACAATACCGCCACCTTCATGGCCCAAAATACTGGGGAACACGCCTTCAGAATCCGCACCGGAAAGGGTATAGGCATCGGTATGACACACACCGGTGGCAACAATCTTAACCAACACTTCGCCGGCTTTTGGCGGAGCAACCTGAACATTTTCTATTTGTAGCGGCTTTCCTGCTTCAAAAGCCACAGCGGCGCGGGATGTGATCATGATAATGCACTCCAGTTAATTGTTTATCGATCCATAGACAAAATTTATTCTATGATTAAACCTTCCGAGACCCCCATTAGTTCCAACAAGTATACACTACGCGTAAACATCAAACAGATCAGCGTCACCGCATTAGATTCCGGCTAATTGGGAAAGACTCAAGATACAATGATTCCTACCTATCGCACCAAAATCCCAAAAGACTGTAAAGTGGCCAAAAAATTGGGTATCGCGTATTGCCAATATGCGGGAACAAGCATTTCGTATCAGCAATAATTTTTTCTAATCATTAACACTTTCAATAATTGAGGTTTTTCTTTAGTATCAATTTCAGACGTAAAATATAAAAAAAGGAGTCATTTTTGATGAAAGCAATTTTTTTTGGAACATTTTTTTTCATCTTTTCTTCATTTGTACAAGCAGACAGTTATGGAGATAAGTTAAGCATAAGAATGCTACTCGCCCCAGACTGCGACAGCCTTAAAATGGCGGGAAAATATACTAACACGAAGAAAACCAGCAGCAGATCAGTTTACGATGCTGTTGCGGATGCATTAGTTCTAACAACCGACAATGGCTGTCCCGCCGACACAATTTCGTGGTTATTAAAAGCACTATCTAATTCGAAAGATGAATACTACAAATCAGTACTGCAATTTATTCGTGACAACGCAAAAGCTGAAAAATACTACAAAACGGAAAAAAGCAGACTTTTATCTACCCTAAAATCGACGGAAAAAAAATTAAACACTCAAAGCCAAAGTCAATACGAGGCGAGTTTAGAGCAGTCAAAAAAACATATAGCAGAAAATAAGAACACATACGCAAACAAGTTAGACTTAAAGAATAAAATAAAAAAAATGTCATCATTACCTGCCACAGTATCTGATGAGGAATTAATAAAAGAAATTGGCTTGCCCGATAAAATTTATACACAAACGGGATATACCGATATATACGTCGGAACACTTACTGTCACACACCTAATATTCGACTACGAAGGAGCAGGAAAGGTCCAAATCACTTATGACCCCAATGCCAACCGCTGGAATGCCAATGAAATTCTTCTCTACCCCAAGAAATATCAGGATATACACTTAGAAGGGATTGCACCAAAACACATAGAGTATATTGCAGATATACAAAGTATTTGGAACTGGGATTACATAGGAATCAAGAATAGCTATCGTAATTTATCAAGAAAGGATCTAGATCAAGACATGCTGGATGCTCTTGCTTATCGCGTATGGGTCGGACGAAAAGCTCCTGGATACATGGCTGATGCCCTTGCACATTTTTGCGTGATATTAAAGAGAGAGAAAAACCCTCGATATTACAAGCTAATGAAACGAATGAGCGTACTGAAAAGCACTAACAAAAAGCTTCGAAAATATTCATCGTCAGTAGCAAAGAAGTCTAAAAAAGGCCATAAAAACGTAGAGCAATACTACCCTATATAGAAAATAGACCAATCTAGGCTATGGCATAACGCTATTTGTATTGAAACAATGGCGTTATGTCATAAAAAACACGAACAAAAACTGACTAAAAAACAATTCCCGAAGCCAGAAAAAACAAAACACCACTCAGACTAAAACAATATACTGTTAGTAGCAAAGCGGTTTTTGGAATTAGCTGATTGAGTTCTTTTCCATGCAAAACTGCGATATCTCGCCACAAAATGGCTACAAACCAAGATGACAAAGCCAGAGGAATAACCAGGGCATAGATATCATTATGTGTAAGCCAAGCATGCCATATCACAACTACAATCAATATCAACTTAAATAAAATTCGTGTATTTTTATCACCGAATCTGACGGCAAGCGTGCACTTATTGGCTCTCTGGTCTGTTTCTATATCGCGCAAATTATTGACCAACATAATAAGGGCGCTTAACAAGCCAGCGATAGTCCCGTAGGACATCACAAGCACTGTAAGCTCTCCCGTGTGAACGTAATAGCACCCACCTACGGCAACCCAACCGAAGAAGATTAACACTGTCACTTCACCCAAACCGTGAGAGGCCAACGGCCAGGGGCCGCCACTGTAGGCGTATACGCCCGCAATGGACAACATACCCAATGCAAATATTTCCCAACCACTGAGAAACGAAAGATACACGCCACTGAAAAAGGCCATTAAAGTAAAGATAATTAATGCAGAAAAAACGGATTTTTCACTAATCAAGCCTGATTGTGTAACCCTTGTTGGCCCAAGTCGTTCTTCGGTATCCACGCCTGATTTTGCATCGAAGTAATCATTCGCTAGATTCACCGCGACCTGTAAACACAGGGCACAAAAAGTGGCGACAAAAAACACCACCCATGAGAATTGTTGCTGTGTAAAAGCCAGGGCAGAAGCCAATATTATCGGGCTAATTGATGCAGGAAGCGTTCGCGGACGAATTGCTAAGATCCAGGGGCTCATAATCACTCTTCAATTGAAAGAGAAATGCTCGGATAGAATCCGAGCCTCAGTCATTTTTAAACTATTGCTTCTTTGCTTTCTTTTTATACCAATTAGCTACATCTTTCCCTAAAGCCTTTGCGCATCGACCGAGAACAGCACATGATCCTTTGTATCCTGCGCCGAAACCACCGCGAGAGTTACGCGTGTGCTTATAGGTATCAACTACTTTCCCGTCAACAATAACATCTGCACGCATAGAAACAGACTTGTTATGCCCCATAAATGCGTTACCAGAACTTACTGCATTAACTATCGTCAACCGGATATTTGTGCCCTGACTTGTTTCGCTAATATCATCAGTCAACTCAACCGTGTATCCATATTTCTCCAATGACTGTTTAGTGTAAGAAGAAAATGTATTCCCTAATCCGGTACATTCACTTTTGATATTTTCTGGAATTATCTCTGGATCATGATATTGCGGCGAAGCGGAAACTCTAATTAGTTCGCCAGCAGAAACCTGTATCGAAATAAAGACAAAGAAAACAGAGAAGATTATTTTTTTCATAGTATTTTTCCTAATTAGCGAGTCGCGCCATAACAAGAAAGCATGACCTGTTACTTGGACAAACTCAAAAAACTCCCAATGTGCTTAAAACACTGACCTCGCCATTCAGCACCTTCATTCACCAGGTGATGCATGGCGCCGGGAATCGTAACATATTTCAAATTAGAAAACTTACTCTCTATTTTTTCTCGATTCCATTGCCAGTCAACGGTTTCATCCGCATCACCTTGAATAACCAACACAGAAATATCCGAGCTTTGAAAATGATCAAATTGATTGACCCATTGGATTAACGCGCCCACCCATCGAACCGACACACGATTAAACTGCAACGGATCGTGATATCGAATAAATTGGGTAAATGCCTTGTCGTGGGAGTTATTACTAAACTCTCTGTGGACTGTTTTAAGTATTTTTCCTGCCAGTGCGTAGGCAAGCTTGACCCACCACCACATCTTCACCCGAACCAATGGTGCAAGCATAACAAACTTATCTATCGGCACGTTCGAATTAGGCTGACTCAACAGCAGGGTCATTAATGCAGCACAACCATTGCTTTGCCCAATAGCATACAACGGCCCCGACTTTCGACTTTTCCATTCTTTGACTACAGATCGAATAACGTTTGCATACTCTTCATAGTTATTAATAGATACCCGCTCACCATCACTCAAGCCGTGACCAGGCATATCAAAAGCAATGACCGAATAACCATTTAATAGTAAAAACTCAATAAGCTTTAGATACAGGCCAACATGATCAAATAAACCATGAACAACGACGATCGTTGCTATCGCCTCGTTATTTTGCCACTGATGTACCAGCATACTTCCCAAATCAGTGTCTATGTAGCCCAAACCATACCGGCAACACTCAAGTTCCATAAGACGATCAAACCCATAGAAGCTGAGATAACTGCCAAGCTCCTCGGGCTGTTGGACTGTTTTGATATTATCGACTTTCCCCAGGTTCATTATTTGTTTTTTAACCTGGGAAAGGATTTGCCTAGAGAATTGCAAATGCGCCTCCTGAAATCACTTATTTCAGTCTAGCATTGATTTTACGACGTCAGTATACGAAAAAAGCGGCATCAAGCCGCTTTTGGATTCGATATAATTTTCCGTGTTTATTCTGAAAAGATTAGCCTTTCGCTTTTTCTTCAAGAATAGCAACAGCTGGAAGTGTTTTACCTTCAACATACTCAAGGAAAGCACCACCACCAGTGGAGATGTAAGAAATATCATCCGCCAAGTTGAATTTATCAATCGCAGCCAAGGTATCACCGCCACCAGCGATTGAGAAAGCTTCACTCTCAGCGATTGCACGAGCAACAGTTTCAGTACCTTTTGCAAAGTTATCAAACTCAAATACACCACATGGGCCATTCCAGATGATGGTTTTTGCACCTTTTAGAATTTCCGCTACGCGGGCTGCGGTTTCGGGACCGTAATCGATAATTTCTTCATCAGCAGCAATTTCGTTGGTCTTGCGCACGTCAGCAGGAGAGTCGTGAGCGAAATCAGAGAAAGGCACTTTAGTCACTCGAGCGTCTTTAGCGTAAATAACATCAGCTTCTTCACGCAGGCGCTGCGCTTCTGGGATCAGGTCTTTTTCATATAGAGACAAACCGACTTCATTACCTTCCGAAGCAACAAATGTATTGGAGATACCACCACCCACAACAAGCGTGTCGACAATTTTAGATAGCGAATCCAATACAGTTAATTTGGTGGAAACTTTTGAACCACCAACAACGGCAACCATTGGACGAGCAGGGTTTGCCAACGCTTTTTCCAAAGCATCCAACTCATTGGCCAATAGAGGGCCGGCACAAGCTGTGTCAGCATATTTGGCTACACCGTGAGTTGAAGCCTGAGCTCGGTGAGCAGTACCGAAAGCATCCATAACAAACACATCACACAAGGAAGCGTAGGCTTTCGACAATTCTTCTTCGTCTTTTTTCTCACCTTTATTAAAACGAACGTTTTCCAACAATACCACTTCGCCTTCATTCATGGCGATGCCGTTTTTCCAGTCAGCAACAACAGGTACTTCTTTACCCAGAATTTCGCCAATTCTTTTGGCAACTGGAGCTAATGAGAATTTCGCTTCAAATTCACCCTCGGTTGGACGGCC includes:
- a CDS encoding DsbA family protein, which codes for MADAPLHIDYYTDLLCIWAWISQPRINELEQEYGNRIVIQHHYLNIFGNTEKKMQRQWDSKGGIQAFAKHVQASAADYEDSPIHPDLWLKNPPATSAGAHQYIKAVELAYDSERAFNFAYRLRRAFFLEALDISSFDVLNNILEEEKLNDALVHIKNTSALAELMADYNQAQLQNIKGSPSYILNDGRQTLYGNVGYRVLRANVEELLRQPHNEASWC
- a CDS encoding S-(hydroxymethyl)glutathione dehydrogenase/class III alcohol dehydrogenase; protein product: MITSRAAVAFEAGKPLQIENVQVAPPKAGEVLVKIVATGVCHTDAYTLSGADSEGVFPSILGHEGGGIVVEVGEGVTSVKEGDHVIPLYTPECGECKFCKSGKTNLCQAIRATQGQGLMPDGSSRFSLNGQTIYHYMGTSTFSEYTVLPEIAVAKINKDAPLDKVCLLGCGVTTGIGAVRNTAKVEPGSTVAIFGLGGIGLSAVIGAVQAKAERIIGVDLNESKFEMAKKLGATECINPANYDRPIQEVLIDLTDGGVDYSFECIGNVKVMRSALECCHKGWGESIIIGVAGAGEEISTRPFQLVTGRVWRGSAFGGVKGRSELPGYVDDYMKGQIPLDDFVTHTMTLEEINHAFDLMHEGKSIRSVVLF
- the fghA gene encoding S-formylglutathione hydrolase, with the translated sequence MTKEIKLIAENKVFDGWHKRYQHISEVNHCEMTFAIYLPPNASEDNPVPVVYWLSGLTCTDENFMQKAGAQRYATELGVAIVAPDTSPRGEGVPDDPEGHWDFGLGAGFYVDATQPPWSENYNMYSYVTRELPELVESTFPVTGKKSIMGHSMGGHGALISALKNQAGYASISAFAPIANPVNCPWGKKAFTHYLGSQESTWREYDACELISSGAAELPILIDQGGADNFLDEQLSFDRLQEVVAEKNWQARLNLRAGYDHSYFFIASFIEEHLRFHVSYLK
- a CDS encoding phosphoglycerate kinase — protein: MSVLLMKDLDLQGKRVLIRQDLNVPIQDGEITSDVRIQASIPTIKLAVEKGAKVMLMSHLGRPTEGEFEAKFSLAPVAKRIGEILGKEVPVVADWKNGIAMNEGEVVLLENVRFNKGEKKDEEELSKAYASLCDVFVMDAFGTAHRAQASTHGVAKYADTACAGPLLANELDALEKALANPARPMVAVVGGSKVSTKLTVLDSLSKIVDTLVVGGGISNTFVASEGNEVGLSLYEKDLIPEAQRLREEADVIYAKDARVTKVPFSDFAHDSPADVRKTNEIAADEEIIDYGPETAARVAEILKGAKTIIWNGPCGVFEFDNFAKGTETVARAIAESEAFSIAGGGDTLAAIDKFNLADDISYISTGGGAFLEYVEGKTLPAVAILEEKAKG
- a CDS encoding 1,4-dihydroxy-2-naphthoate polyprenyltransferase gives rise to the protein MSPWILAIRPRTLPASISPIILASALAFTQQQFSWVVFFVATFCALCLQVAVNLANDYFDAKSGVDTEERLGPTRVTQSGLISEKSVFSALIIFTLMAFFSGVYLSFLSGWEIFALGMLSIAGVYAYSGGPWPLASHGLGEVTVLIFFGWVAVGGCYYVHTGELTVLVMSYGTIAGLLSALIMLVNNLRDIETDQRANKCTLAVRFGDKNTRILFKLILIVVVIWHAWLTHNDIYALVIPLALSSWFVAILWRDIAVLHGKELNQLIPKTALLLTVYCFSLSGVLFFLASGIVF
- a CDS encoding lipid-binding SYLF domain-containing protein — protein: MRQFLTRMLLLSSLSLISTVSLAGDAYSTTLSSFRQSNYTADFFAKSYGYAVFPTIGKGGLGVGAAHGKGKVYVKGQFTGYTNMTQLTVGFQIGGQAFSQIIFFQDKRSYDEFTSGNFEFGAQVSAVAITVGAQAQAGTTGSTLGANKDNDGKGVYKAKYHKGMAVFTYTKGGFMYEASVGGQKFNFTPKGQAKKKAKPKSAPAPSPVEEGQPI
- a CDS encoding alpha/beta hydrolase codes for the protein MQFSRQILSQVKKQIMNLGKVDNIKTVQQPEELGSYLSFYGFDRLMELECCRYGLGYIDTDLGSMLVHQWQNNEAIATIVVVHGLFDHVGLYLKLIEFLLLNGYSVIAFDMPGHGLSDGERVSINNYEEYANVIRSVVKEWKSRKSGPLYAIGQSNGCAALMTLLLSQPNSNVPIDKFVMLAPLVRVKMWWWVKLAYALAGKILKTVHREFSNNSHDKAFTQFIRYHDPLQFNRVSVRWVGALIQWVNQFDHFQSSDISVLVIQGDADETVDWQWNREKIESKFSNLKYVTIPGAMHHLVNEGAEWRGQCFKHIGSFLSLSK